The following are from one region of the Mannheimia granulomatis genome:
- the gntR gene encoding gluconate operon transcriptional repressor GntR, with product MTKPKRPTLQDIAIHLGITKMTVSRYLRDPNTVARDTGAKIAEAIEQFGYIPNRTPDILSNAKSRAIGVLVPSLTNQVFADVIKGIEQITDEAGYQTMLAHYGYSEKKEEQRIESLLSYHIDGIILSENHHSPRTLKMLEVAHIPVIEIMDSSEIGIQQAVGFDNFSAAQAMVEAMIARGSRHIVYFGARMDKRSQLKMQGYAYAMQKNGLVPNSITTEEHSSFTLGAKQLQQALVQFPGIDGIFCTNDDLAIGALFECQRLDISVPKQIKIAGFHGHDVGQSLTPQLASVITPRLEIGRVAATELLKRLNGVPQQSTIINLGYQIYLGESV from the coding sequence ATGACCAAACCTAAACGTCCGACACTACAAGATATCGCGATTCATCTCGGCATTACTAAAATGACAGTGAGCCGTTATTTACGTGATCCTAATACAGTTGCCAGAGATACCGGTGCAAAAATTGCCGAAGCTATCGAACAGTTTGGTTATATTCCTAATCGTACACCGGATATCCTTTCAAATGCAAAGAGCCGGGCAATTGGTGTGTTAGTGCCGTCTTTAACCAATCAAGTTTTTGCAGATGTGATTAAAGGAATTGAACAAATCACCGATGAGGCTGGCTATCAAACTATGTTGGCTCACTATGGCTATAGTGAGAAAAAAGAAGAACAGCGGATCGAATCTCTGCTTTCTTATCATATCGATGGCATTATTTTATCGGAAAATCATCATTCCCCTCGTACATTAAAAATGTTGGAAGTGGCGCATATTCCGGTGATAGAAATTATGGATAGTAGCGAAATAGGTATTCAGCAAGCGGTCGGTTTTGATAATTTTTCTGCAGCACAGGCAATGGTGGAGGCTATGATTGCTCGCGGTAGCAGGCATATTGTCTATTTTGGGGCGAGAATGGATAAACGCTCTCAGCTTAAAATGCAGGGATATGCTTATGCGATGCAAAAGAATGGTTTAGTGCCAAATAGCATTACAACAGAAGAACATTCCTCGTTTACATTGGGGGCGAAGCAGTTACAGCAAGCATTGGTACAGTTTCCGGGAATCGATGGAATTTTCTGCACTAATGACGACTTAGCCATTGGTGCCTTGTTTGAGTGCCAGCGGTTAGATATTTCCGTACCGAAGCAGATTAAAATTGCCGGTTTTCATGGGCACGATGTCGGGCAATCGCTCACACCGCAGCTGGCGAGTGTCATCACCCCTCGTTTAGAAATTGGTCGAGTAGCAGCAACCGAATTATTGAAACGTTTAAATGGCGTGCCACAGCAGAGCACAATTATCAATTTGGGATATCAAATATATTTAGGCGAGAGTGTGTAA
- a CDS encoding transferrin-binding protein-like solute binding protein, with amino-acid sequence MFKLKQSFILINLAFLAACSSNGGSFDVDSVKQNTEKKAEYKPKYADDDSAPRRKVTDAEANALTQPGLGFETKIPYRNGYPVNRLNPTPAPAVYINEKDIVQINGSLSTLPHEAELRDKLNEDNRIVHSADKEKLDRQSNYNFVRAGFVAHQEPISTRLNHSEKIHYEYHHGYLYYLGEKPATALPERTATYRGHWAYVTNAQHNTERFAGKSNDTDPLIKQDKGNAGSHYGATNLSLENINNEDPNGKIGHSTEINVNFSDKTLTGKLSSNGVVVKNQPQEIKERYTIEAKLNGNRFTGKAISSDKNSAYFGADSNTLEGGFFGPNAQELAGKFLADDKSIFVVFAGKRDSKEGDAEQAFDAVKVRLSDLSKTDLDTFGRATHLVIGGRQVPLLADGKSSFSEMAFDDAITRKIGDKTYKISVCCNNLDYVKFGTYEEEGSSDGYQYLVGERTAVKDLPSGKAHYRGTWNGVIDSKNGKRSAESPSNKDGGTRALFDVDFGDKSIKGKLIANNGVDDRPMLSLDGKIQGNGFTGTAKTGTEGFNIDPGSTAGGTVVHLNAPFSGGFYGKNAAELGGVVHSAEANQDKVSITFGGKRQVEQ; translated from the coding sequence ATGTTTAAATTAAAGCAAAGTTTTATTCTAATTAATCTTGCTTTTCTTGCCGCCTGCTCCAGCAATGGTGGAAGCTTTGATGTTGATTCAGTTAAGCAAAATACAGAAAAAAAAGCTGAATACAAACCTAAATATGCTGATGATGACTCCGCACCTCGTCGTAAAGTTACTGACGCTGAAGCTAATGCCTTGACTCAACCGGGTTTAGGTTTTGAAACAAAAATTCCGTATCGTAATGGTTATCCCGTCAATCGATTAAATCCAACTCCTGCACCAGCTGTTTATATTAATGAGAAAGACATTGTACAGATTAATGGCTCACTCTCAACGTTACCACATGAAGCTGAATTACGAGATAAGCTGAATGAAGATAACCGTATTGTTCATTCTGCAGACAAAGAAAAGCTTGATCGCCAAAGTAACTATAATTTTGTGCGTGCTGGTTTTGTTGCTCATCAAGAACCTATCAGCACACGGCTTAACCATTCAGAAAAAATCCATTATGAGTATCACCATGGTTATCTCTATTATCTAGGTGAAAAACCTGCTACAGCATTACCAGAAAGAACAGCAACTTATCGTGGACATTGGGCTTATGTTACTAATGCGCAGCATAATACCGAACGTTTCGCTGGTAAGAGTAATGATACTGATCCACTCATTAAACAAGATAAAGGCAATGCAGGTAGTCATTATGGTGCTACTAATTTATCACTGGAAAATATCAATAATGAAGATCCAAATGGAAAAATTGGACACAGTACTGAAATTAACGTGAATTTTAGTGATAAAACGCTCACTGGCAAATTAAGCAGTAATGGGGTTGTGGTTAAAAATCAACCTCAGGAAATTAAAGAGCGTTATACTATTGAAGCCAAACTTAATGGTAACCGTTTTACGGGAAAAGCGATATCGTCAGATAAAAACAGTGCCTATTTCGGTGCAGATTCCAACACTCTCGAAGGCGGTTTTTTTGGTCCTAATGCACAAGAACTGGCCGGAAAATTCTTAGCTGATGATAAATCTATTTTTGTGGTTTTTGCCGGTAAACGTGATAGTAAAGAGGGTGATGCTGAGCAAGCCTTTGATGCAGTGAAAGTCCGTTTATCCGATTTAAGCAAAACCGATTTAGATACCTTCGGGCGGGCTACTCATTTGGTGATTGGTGGTAGACAGGTTCCGTTATTGGCTGACGGTAAAAGTTCATTCTCTGAAATGGCTTTTGATGATGCAATTACCCGCAAAATTGGCGATAAAACATACAAAATTTCTGTCTGCTGTAACAACTTAGACTATGTGAAATTCGGAACTTACGAAGAAGAAGGAAGCAGTGATGGTTATCAATACTTGGTTGGAGAACGTACTGCAGTAAAAGATCTTCCTTCCGGCAAAGCACACTATCGTGGTACTTGGAATGGTGTCATTGACAGTAAAAACGGTAAACGTAGTGCTGAATCACCAAGTAATAAAGATGGTGGCACCCGTGCTTTGTTTGATGTCGATTTCGGTGATAAATCGATCAAAGGTAAACTGATTGCTAACAATGGCGTAGATGATCGCCCGATGCTTAGTTTAGACGGCAAAATTCAAGGTAACGGCTTTACAGGTACGGCAAAAACCGGCACAGAGGGCTTTAATATTGACCCGGGCAGCACAGCAGGAGGGACAGTTGTTCACTTAAATGCGCCATTCTCTGGCGGTTTTTACGGTAAAAATGCGGCAGAACTGGGCGGGGTGGTACATAGTGCTGAAGCTAATCAGGATAAAGTCAGCATTACCTTTGGAGGCAAACGCCAAGTAGAACAATAA
- a CDS encoding lactoferrin/transferrin family TonB-dependent receptor, whose amino-acid sequence MKEHHFRYSPVALAILFTLTDQYSIAAEKAENNDITVLDEVVVTESRYTHERQNEVTGLGKVVKNYSEMNKNQILGIRDLTRYDPGISVVEQGRGASSGYAIRGVDKNRIGMLVDGIPQAQHYNTLGSSANGGAINEIEYENIRSIELSKGASSAEYGSGALGGAIGFRSKDAQDVIKDGQQWGLDTKTAYTSKNSHFLQSIAVAGEANGFEAVVIATHRHGKETKIHSEANKLHHNIKRITGFENRYDLYPGSVQNAPGGLFFIVEDACPTLDCTPRASVKLNRDNFPLRKSPEYTPEERKQLEQIPYRTTRLSAKEYTGKERIAPNPLDYKSNSVFVKLGYHFTSSHYLGMVLEETKQRYDIRDMQTPAYYTKDDIDIRIDNLESKNPVYEGNNILDGLVFNRTIPYGLRYSHVKFFDERHHKHRLGFNYKYQPENNRWLDSIKFSADKQDIELYSRMHRLHCSDYPVVDKNCRPTLDKSWSMYQTERNNYQEKHRLVRLEFDKALTAGQGIFKQTHKLNLGLGFDRFNSLMNHGDMYAQYTKGGYINIRGRGRLDDPYIYRRLPRSIETVPFCNNAHGGILNCEPRSIKGDNRFLSFRDLITSEYLDLGLGIRFDQHRFKSDDPWTLSRTYRNWSWNGGITLKPSDFISLSYRISNGFRVPAFYELYGKRTHVGLIDNEYVRREQRSHSLEPEKSMNHEMGVSFKGQFGYIDVSYFRNNYRNMIATACKKLMHKKSECFYNYHNIQDVVLNGVNLIAKFDLHGILSLIPDGFYSSVAYNRVKVKDQRLTEPRLTSVNDPILDAIQPARYVLALGYEHPEEKWGIGITTTYSKAKKASEVAGTRHHGIYRVDLGGKLTNSWYTHDITGYLNYKHYTLRGGIYNVTNRKYSAWESVRQSGVNAVNQDHGSNYTRFAAPGRNFSLAFEMKF is encoded by the coding sequence ATGAAAGAGCATCATTTTCGCTATTCACCTGTTGCATTAGCGATTCTGTTTACACTTACCGACCAATATAGCATTGCAGCAGAGAAGGCAGAAAATAACGATATTACTGTGTTGGATGAAGTAGTCGTTACCGAAAGCCGTTACACTCATGAACGCCAAAACGAAGTAACTGGTTTGGGCAAAGTAGTAAAAAACTATAGTGAGATGAATAAAAATCAAATTTTGGGCATCCGTGATTTGACTCGCTACGATCCCGGTATTTCAGTGGTGGAACAAGGTCGTGGCGCCAGTAGTGGTTATGCCATTCGAGGGGTGGATAAAAACCGTATTGGAATGCTGGTAGATGGTATCCCGCAAGCACAGCATTATAATACTCTCGGCTCAAGTGCTAATGGTGGGGCGATAAATGAAATCGAATATGAGAATATTCGCTCAATTGAATTAAGTAAAGGGGCAAGCTCTGCCGAATATGGCTCCGGTGCCCTCGGTGGTGCAATTGGTTTTCGCAGCAAAGATGCACAGGATGTAATTAAAGATGGACAACAGTGGGGATTAGACACTAAAACAGCCTATACTAGCAAAAATAGTCATTTTTTACAATCTATCGCCGTCGCCGGGGAAGCTAACGGCTTCGAAGCTGTTGTGATAGCCACCCATCGTCACGGTAAAGAGACTAAAATTCACTCCGAAGCCAACAAACTACATCATAATATTAAACGCATCACCGGTTTTGAAAATCGCTATGATCTTTATCCCGGTTCCGTTCAAAATGCCCCCGGAGGATTATTTTTTATCGTAGAAGATGCTTGCCCAACACTAGATTGTACTCCACGAGCAAGCGTTAAACTGAATCGTGATAATTTCCCCCTTAGAAAATCGCCGGAATATACTCCCGAAGAACGTAAACAACTCGAACAAATTCCTTATCGCACCACGCGACTCTCTGCCAAGGAGTATACCGGTAAAGAGCGTATCGCTCCAAATCCGTTAGATTACAAAAGCAATTCTGTTTTTGTAAAATTAGGCTACCACTTTACCTCCTCTCATTATCTTGGCATGGTGTTAGAGGAAACTAAGCAACGCTATGATATACGCGATATGCAAACACCTGCTTATTATACTAAAGACGATATTGATATTAGGATCGACAATCTGGAAAGTAAAAACCCCGTTTATGAAGGCAATAATATTTTAGATGGTTTGGTTTTTAATCGAACCATTCCCTATGGTCTTCGCTATAGCCATGTGAAATTCTTTGATGAGCGTCACCACAAACATCGTTTAGGCTTTAACTATAAATATCAACCGGAAAATAATCGTTGGTTGGATAGTATTAAGTTCAGTGCCGATAAACAAGATATTGAATTATATAGCCGTATGCACCGTTTGCATTGCAGTGATTACCCAGTCGTCGACAAAAACTGCCGTCCGACCTTGGATAAATCTTGGTCTATGTATCAAACTGAACGCAATAATTATCAAGAAAAGCACCGCTTAGTTCGCTTAGAATTTGATAAAGCGCTCACTGCCGGGCAAGGGATATTTAAGCAGACCCATAAACTGAATTTGGGGCTTGGCTTTGATCGTTTTAATTCTCTTATGAACCACGGTGATATGTATGCTCAATATACCAAAGGGGGGTATATCAACATTCGCGGTAGAGGAAGATTAGACGATCCTTATATCTATCGACGCCTTCCGCGAAGTATAGAAACCGTCCCATTCTGTAATAATGCTCATGGTGGTATTTTAAATTGTGAACCACGTAGTATTAAAGGTGATAACCGCTTTCTCAGCTTCCGTGATCTGATAACCAGTGAATATCTTGATCTTGGACTCGGTATTCGTTTTGATCAGCATAGATTCAAATCAGATGATCCTTGGACCTTAAGTAGAACCTATCGAAATTGGTCTTGGAATGGCGGCATCACGCTCAAACCAAGTGACTTTATCTCACTTTCATACCGTATCTCCAATGGATTTAGAGTACCAGCGTTCTATGAACTTTATGGTAAACGAACTCATGTTGGCTTGATTGATAATGAATATGTACGACGTGAGCAACGCAGTCATAGCTTAGAGCCGGAAAAATCCATGAATCATGAAATGGGGGTAAGTTTTAAAGGGCAATTTGGTTATATTGATGTAAGCTATTTCCGCAATAATTATCGCAATATGATCGCAACGGCTTGTAAAAAGCTCATGCATAAGAAATCTGAATGTTTCTATAACTACCATAATATTCAAGATGTAGTTTTAAATGGGGTGAATTTAATCGCTAAATTCGATCTACATGGTATCCTATCACTAATTCCTGATGGGTTTTATTCCTCTGTGGCGTATAACCGTGTCAAAGTTAAAGATCAGAGACTGACCGAGCCAAGATTGACCAGCGTAAATGATCCGATATTAGATGCGATTCAACCGGCTCGTTATGTCCTCGCATTGGGCTACGAACATCCAGAAGAAAAATGGGGAATTGGCATTACTACCACCTATTCCAAAGCGAAAAAAGCTAGTGAGGTAGCAGGCACCCGTCATCATGGTATCTATCGAGTTGATTTAGGTGGCAAACTCACCAACTCTTGGTATACGCACGATATTACTGGTTATTTGAATTATAAACACTACACCTTACGTGGCGGTATTTATAATGTGACTAATCGCAAATATTCCGCTTGGGAATCGGTGCGTCAATCTGGTGTGAATGCCGTCAACCAAGACCATGGTAGCAATTACACTCGTTTTGCAGCCCCTGGGCGGAATTTCAGTTTAGCATTTGAAATGAAATTCTAA
- a CDS encoding gluconokinase: protein MSQGKAFILMGVSSTGKTTIGTAVAQKLGMKLIDGDDLHPRANIIKMGSGIPLNDDDRKPWLERINDAAFSLEQKSEKGIIVCSALKKKYRDQIRQGNANVSFIFLHGSFELVLERMKQRQGHFMKAEMLQSQFNTLEIPEAGEPDVIFIDIDGSFDEVVERCIQAVELFI from the coding sequence ATGTCTCAAGGAAAGGCTTTTATTTTAATGGGCGTATCCAGTACGGGAAAAACAACTATTGGCACAGCTGTTGCACAAAAATTAGGTATGAAATTAATTGATGGCGATGATCTTCATCCTCGTGCCAATATTATTAAAATGGGAAGTGGTATCCCCTTAAATGATGATGATCGTAAACCGTGGTTAGAAAGAATTAACGATGCCGCATTCAGCCTTGAACAGAAAAGTGAAAAAGGCATTATTGTGTGTTCGGCCTTAAAGAAAAAATACCGTGATCAAATCCGTCAAGGCAACGCTAATGTCTCCTTTATTTTTTTACACGGCTCATTTGAGCTGGTGTTAGAACGAATGAAACAACGACAAGGGCATTTTATGAAAGCCGAAATGCTGCAAAGCCAATTTAATACGTTAGAAATCCCCGAAGCAGGCGAGCCTGATGTGATTTTTATTGATATTGACGGCAGTTTTGACGAAGTTGTAGAACGCTGTATACAGGCAGTAGAGCTATTTATTTAA
- a CDS encoding GntP family permease has translation MLLFIMFAAIILLLVLIMKFKIHAFVALIIVSLLTALAAGIPVDKILPTLLGGFGSTLASVALLVGLGVMIGRLLEITGGAKVLADTLINKFGKEKAPFALGVASLLFGFPIFFDAGLVVMLPIIFSVAKQFGGSVLRYAFPSAGAFAVMHAFLPPHPGPVASGDLLGVNMGLLVLVGLVCAIPTWYVGTYMFSQFISKRIHVDLPKAFLNGLSANEMAVQHPPSFGKVLTVLLLPIILILFDTGLNTLAVAKVIDGNALWVQSLRLIGKTPIALLITLIVAIVLLRDTRSLDQIEKICNNALGPICSIVLVTGAGGMFGGVLRASGIGDVLSGMMADTGMPIVVAAFIIATVFRVAQGSATVALTTTAALIAPTVAAATDLSQFDLCFIVISIASGATVLSHVNDSGFWLMSRFLEMDEKTTLKTWTMLETSIGVTGFVVALIGSILL, from the coding sequence ATGTTACTGTTCATTATGTTTGCCGCCATCATTTTACTGTTGGTGCTGATTATGAAGTTCAAAATTCACGCGTTTGTGGCGTTGATTATTGTGAGTTTGCTCACAGCGTTGGCGGCAGGTATTCCTGTCGATAAAATTCTGCCAACGCTACTTGGTGGTTTTGGTAGCACGCTGGCATCGGTGGCGTTATTAGTCGGTTTAGGGGTGATGATCGGTCGCTTGCTGGAAATCACTGGCGGGGCAAAAGTATTGGCGGATACGCTCATCAACAAATTCGGCAAAGAGAAAGCGCCGTTTGCATTGGGCGTGGCTTCGCTGCTGTTCGGTTTCCCGATTTTCTTTGATGCGGGCTTAGTGGTAATGCTGCCGATTATTTTCAGCGTGGCGAAACAGTTTGGCGGCTCGGTGCTGCGTTATGCGTTCCCGTCTGCCGGTGCGTTTGCGGTGATGCACGCTTTCCTGCCGCCGCACCCCGGCCCGGTGGCTTCGGGCGATTTACTCGGTGTGAATATGGGCTTACTGGTGTTGGTCGGCTTGGTGTGTGCCATTCCAACCTGGTATGTCGGCACCTATATGTTCAGCCAATTTATCAGCAAACGCATTCACGTTGATCTGCCAAAAGCGTTCTTAAACGGCTTATCGGCAAACGAAATGGCGGTACAACACCCACCAAGTTTCGGTAAAGTTTTAACCGTATTATTACTGCCTATCATCTTAATTTTATTTGATACTGGTTTGAATACCCTTGCGGTTGCCAAAGTGATTGACGGCAACGCCCTTTGGGTGCAAAGCCTGCGTTTAATCGGTAAAACCCCGATTGCCTTATTGATTACCTTGATTGTGGCGATTGTATTGTTGAGAGACACCCGCAGCCTCGACCAAATCGAAAAAATCTGTAACAACGCACTAGGCCCGATCTGCTCAATCGTATTAGTGACCGGTGCTGGCGGTATGTTCGGTGGTGTGTTGCGTGCCAGCGGTATCGGCGATGTCTTATCGGGAATGATGGCAGACACAGGTATGCCGATTGTGGTTGCGGCATTTATTATTGCGACTGTTTTCCGTGTCGCCCAAGGTTCTGCAACCGTTGCATTGACCACCACCGCAGCGTTAATTGCTCCAACAGTGGCTGCGGCAACCGATTTAAGCCAGTTCGATCTCTGCTTTATCGTGATCTCGATTGCTTCTGGTGCAACTGTGCTTTCCCACGTCAATGACTCCGGCTTTTGGCTCATGAGCCGCTTCCTTGAAATGGACGAGAAAACCACGCTGAAAACCTGGACGATGCTGGAAACTTCCATCGGCGTTACCGGCTTTGTGGTTGCGTTGATTGGCAGTATTCTGCTGTAA
- the hypT gene encoding hypochlorite stress DNA-binding transcriptional regulator HypT: MKNIETKWLEDFLILEECRHFSQAAEKRNLSQSAFSRRILALEEVLGVKLFDRSAIPLQLTEQGKLFHSQTRNLLQQLSNNLDELLGHNCNSPNIKFAAAHSLSLSIMPKLIRQLSQTAENFIYSVESIDVDQTVKTLIEGKSDFIFSFYDEKLMQPPFIALEILQSKLYPISPTDITGEPLFHLADKNIPLLNYTPNSYMGRLVNRKLVQYDQLNTKTKFISSMSELLKNMVLNQQGIAWLPEYSIIDELQTRKVVILDHDDLVIPIKGYIYRMDTRLNNAAERFWEHLKQIQSLMF, encoded by the coding sequence ATGAAAAATATCGAAACAAAATGGTTAGAAGATTTTTTAATATTAGAAGAATGCCGTCATTTCTCCCAAGCGGCAGAAAAACGGAATTTATCGCAATCGGCATTTAGCCGCAGAATTTTGGCGTTAGAAGAGGTGCTCGGCGTAAAATTATTTGATCGCTCCGCCATACCGTTGCAATTAACCGAACAAGGCAAACTATTTCACTCTCAAACCCGCAATCTATTACAACAATTAAGCAATAATCTGGACGAATTATTAGGGCATAACTGCAACTCCCCCAATATTAAGTTTGCTGCTGCTCATTCACTTTCGCTCTCGATTATGCCTAAGCTCATTCGGCAATTATCGCAAACTGCGGAAAATTTTATTTATTCGGTTGAGTCTATCGATGTGGATCAAACCGTCAAAACACTTATTGAGGGGAAGAGCGATTTTATTTTCTCTTTTTACGATGAAAAATTAATGCAGCCGCCCTTTATCGCTTTGGAAATATTACAATCCAAGCTTTACCCGATTTCGCCGACCGATATAACAGGCGAACCGTTATTTCACTTGGCGGATAAAAATATCCCCTTATTAAATTACACGCCCAATTCCTATATGGGGCGGTTAGTTAATCGGAAATTAGTCCAATACGATCAATTAAATACCAAAACCAAATTTATTTCATCGATGTCGGAATTACTGAAAAATATGGTATTAAATCAACAAGGGATTGCTTGGCTGCCTGAATATTCGATTATTGATGAATTACAGACCAGAAAAGTAGTGATATTAGATCACGATGATTTAGTCATTCCGATTAAAGGCTATATTTATCGAATGGATACCCGATTAAATAATGCAGCAGAGAGATTTTGGGAACATCTAAAACAGATTCAATCTTTAATGTTTTAA
- a CDS encoding aspartate/glutamate racemase family protein, translating to MAKNVIGILGGMGPAATADMFRKFIQLTPAHCDQEHIPLLISSIPDIPDRTRCILGGGESPAPVMEQYVKQLEEAGASCIVIACNTAHYWFEDLKTKSKVEMLSMIEATVNEVVQSGKQRIGLLATDATLATELYKNRLEAQGLTFIRPTEEGQKAVMESIYLLKSGEVEKSVALMLKQRDELIRLGAESIILGCTEVPIILAKEIEKAPHLYVDSTLALVRAAIHWYQTH from the coding sequence ATGGCAAAAAATGTTATCGGCATCTTAGGCGGAATGGGGCCTGCGGCAACGGCGGATATGTTTAGAAAATTTATCCAACTGACACCGGCACATTGCGATCAAGAGCATATCCCCCTGTTAATTTCTTCCATTCCCGATATTCCGGATAGAACCCGTTGCATTCTTGGCGGCGGAGAAAGCCCTGCACCGGTGATGGAGCAGTATGTTAAGCAGCTCGAAGAGGCTGGGGCAAGCTGCATTGTGATTGCGTGTAATACCGCACACTATTGGTTTGAAGATTTGAAAACCAAAAGCAAGGTAGAGATGCTCAGTATGATTGAGGCAACGGTGAATGAAGTGGTTCAAAGCGGCAAGCAGCGGATTGGGTTATTGGCAACTGATGCCACTCTCGCCACCGAACTCTATAAAAATCGGCTTGAGGCACAAGGTCTGACCTTCATTCGCCCGACTGAGGAGGGGCAGAAAGCAGTGATGGAGAGCATCTATTTATTGAAATCCGGCGAGGTGGAGAAATCTGTTGCATTAATGCTGAAGCAGCGTGATGAGTTAATCCGTCTGGGCGCGGAGAGCATTATTTTGGGTTGCACCGAAGTGCCGATTATTTTGGCAAAAGAGATCGAAAAAGCACCGCATTTATATGTGGATTCCACCTTGGCTCTCGTGCGTGCCGCTATTCATTGGTATCAAACACATTAA
- the iolB gene encoding 5-deoxy-glucuronate isomerase has product MSFLLSKPNRVPENGQIQDITPQNANWEYVGFSAYELNNQSLTLESGENELCLVFVAGKGSVFVDEHAFENIGNRSSPFEKIPPYAVYIPPHKQVKVITSGQLELAVCKAPGAGNHPVRLITPNDIGVEKRGSGNNQRLVHNILPETEPADSLLVVEVFTDEGNTSSYPSHKHDEKDSPNETYLEESYYHRFDPPQGFAMQRVYTDDCSLDECMAVYDKDVVKVPRGYHPVATIAGYNNYYLNVMAGPVRQWKFTWEKDHLWVNNEEYKTKFE; this is encoded by the coding sequence ATGAGCTTTTTACTTTCAAAACCCAATAGAGTCCCTGAAAACGGGCAAATTCAAGACATTACCCCACAAAACGCCAACTGGGAATACGTTGGCTTTTCTGCCTATGAGCTAAACAATCAATCCCTTACCTTAGAGAGTGGTGAAAACGAACTCTGCTTAGTATTCGTAGCCGGCAAAGGCTCGGTGTTTGTCGATGAACATGCGTTTGAAAACATAGGCAACCGATCCAGCCCATTTGAAAAAATTCCACCGTATGCGGTCTATATTCCGCCACACAAGCAGGTAAAAGTGATTACAAGCGGTCAATTAGAGCTTGCGGTTTGCAAAGCACCGGGCGCAGGTAACCACCCTGTGCGTTTGATTACGCCAAACGATATCGGTGTAGAAAAACGTGGTTCTGGTAATAACCAACGCTTAGTCCACAACATTCTGCCAGAAACCGAACCGGCAGACAGTTTATTAGTGGTCGAGGTGTTCACAGATGAAGGTAACACCAGCTCCTACCCAAGCCATAAACATGATGAGAAAGATTCGCCAAACGAAACTTATCTGGAAGAGAGCTACTACCACCGCTTCGACCCACCACAGGGCTTTGCGATGCAACGGGTTTACACCGATGACTGCAGCCTTGATGAGTGTATGGCGGTGTATGACAAAGATGTAGTGAAAGTACCACGTGGCTACCATCCGGTGGCAACTATTGCCGGCTACAACAACTATTACCTAAATGTGATGGCAGGGCCGGTACGCCAGTGGAAATTCACTTGGGAGAAAGACCATTTATGGGTCAATAATGAGGAATACAAGACAAAATTTGAGTAA